A genomic stretch from Ovis canadensis isolate MfBH-ARS-UI-01 breed Bighorn chromosome 5, ARS-UI_OviCan_v2, whole genome shotgun sequence includes:
- the GNA15 gene encoding guanine nucleotide-binding protein subunit alpha-15 isoform X1, with protein MARSLTWRCCPWCLTEDEKSAARIDQEINKILLEQKKRDRGELKLLLLGPGESGKSTFIKQMRIIHGAGYSEEDRKNFRPLVYQNIFISMRTMIEAMERLQIPFSWPESKHHASVIMSQDPYKVTKFEKRHAVAMKWLWEDSGIRACYERRREFHLLDSAVYYLSNLDRITEEGYIPTAQDVLRSRMPTTGINEYCFSVQKTNLRIVDVGGQKSERKKWIHCFENVIALIYLASLSEYDQCLEENNQENRMKESLALFGTILELPWFKSTSVILFLNKTDILEEKIPTSHLATYFPSFRGPKQDAEAAKKFILDMYTRMYAGCVDSADGGRKGSRSRRLFSHYTCATDTQNIRKVFKDVRDSVLARYLDEINLL; from the exons ATGGCTCGCTCACTCACCTGGCGCTGCTGCCCCTGGTGTCTGACGGAGGATGAGAAGTCGGCAGCCCGGATCGACCAGGAAATCAACAAGATCCTCCTGGAGCAGAAGAAGCGCGACCGAGGGGAGCTGAAactgctgcttctgg GTCCCGGCGAGAGTGGAAAGAGCACGTTTATCAAGCAGATGCGTATCATCCATGGGGCGGGCTACTCGGAGGAGGACCGCAAGAACTTCCGGCCCCTAGTCTACCAGAACATCTTCATATCCATGAGGACCATGATCGAAGCTATGGAACGACTACAGATCCCCTTCAGCTGGCCCGAGAGCAAG CACCACGCCAGCGTGATCATGAGCCAGGACCCCTACAAGGTGACCAAATTTGAGAAGCGCCACGCCGTGGCCATGAAGTGGCTGTGGGAGGACAGCGGCATCCGCGCCTGCTATGAGCGCCGGCGAGAGTTCCACCTGCTTGACTCGGCTGTGTA CTACTTGTCGAATCTGGACCGTATCACGGAAGAGGGCTACATCCCTACCGCACAGGACGTGCTCCGCAGCCGCATGCCCACCACCGGGATCAACGAGTACTGCTTCTCCGTGCAGAAAACCAACCTGAG GATCGTGGATGTCGGGGGCCAAAAGTCAGAACGGAAGAAGTGGATCCACTGCTTTGAGAACGTGATTGCCCTCATCTACCTGGCCTCGCTGAGTGAATATGACCAGTGTTTGGAGGAAAACAACCAAGAG AACCGAATGAAGGAGAGTCTGGCCCTGTTTGGGACCATCCTGGAACTGCCCTGGTTCAAAAGCACTTCCGTCATCCTCTTCCTCAACAAAACCGACATCCTGGAGGAGAAgatccccacctcccacctggcTACCTATTTCCCCAGTTTCCGGG GCCCCAAGCAGGACGCGGAGGCAGCCAAGAAGTTCATTCTGGACATGTACACCCGCATGTACGCCGGCTGCGTGGACAGTGCCGACGGGGGAAGGAAGGGCTCGCGCTCCCGCCGTCTCTTCAGCCACTACACGTGCGCCACGGACACACAGAACATCCGCAAGGTTTTCAAGGACGTACGGGACTCGGTCCTGGCCCGCTACCTGGACGAGATCAACCTGCTGTGA
- the GNA15 gene encoding guanine nucleotide-binding protein subunit alpha-15 isoform X2, which yields MARSLTWRCCPWCLTEDEKSAARIDQEINKILLEQKKRDRGELKLLLLGPGESGKSTFIKQMRIIHGAGYSEEDRKNFRPLVYQNIFISMRTMIEAMERLQIPFSWPESKHHASVIMSQDPYKVTKFEKRHAVAMKWLWEDSGIRACYERRREFHLLDSAVYYLSNLDRITEEGYIPTAQDVLRSRMPTTGINEYCFSVQKTNLRIVDVGGQKSERKKWIHCFENVIALIYLASLSEYDQCLEENNQEAPSRTRRQPRSSFWTCTPACTPAAWTVPTGEGRARAPAVSSATTRAPRTHRTSARFSRTYGTRSWPATWTRSTCCDPGLPLRTRTRQGQVEPAGSGRGVGRLSASPDAPCCSSPRARWRKDHE from the exons ATGGCTCGCTCACTCACCTGGCGCTGCTGCCCCTGGTGTCTGACGGAGGATGAGAAGTCGGCAGCCCGGATCGACCAGGAAATCAACAAGATCCTCCTGGAGCAGAAGAAGCGCGACCGAGGGGAGCTGAAactgctgcttctgg GTCCCGGCGAGAGTGGAAAGAGCACGTTTATCAAGCAGATGCGTATCATCCATGGGGCGGGCTACTCGGAGGAGGACCGCAAGAACTTCCGGCCCCTAGTCTACCAGAACATCTTCATATCCATGAGGACCATGATCGAAGCTATGGAACGACTACAGATCCCCTTCAGCTGGCCCGAGAGCAAG CACCACGCCAGCGTGATCATGAGCCAGGACCCCTACAAGGTGACCAAATTTGAGAAGCGCCACGCCGTGGCCATGAAGTGGCTGTGGGAGGACAGCGGCATCCGCGCCTGCTATGAGCGCCGGCGAGAGTTCCACCTGCTTGACTCGGCTGTGTA CTACTTGTCGAATCTGGACCGTATCACGGAAGAGGGCTACATCCCTACCGCACAGGACGTGCTCCGCAGCCGCATGCCCACCACCGGGATCAACGAGTACTGCTTCTCCGTGCAGAAAACCAACCTGAG GATCGTGGATGTCGGGGGCCAAAAGTCAGAACGGAAGAAGTGGATCCACTGCTTTGAGAACGTGATTGCCCTCATCTACCTGGCCTCGCTGAGTGAATATGACCAGTGTTTGGAGGAAAACAACCAAGAG GCCCCAAGCAGGACGCGGAGGCAGCCAAGAAGTTCATTCTGGACATGTACACCCGCATGTACGCCGGCTGCGTGGACAGTGCCGACGGGGGAAGGAAGGGCTCGCGCTCCCGCCGTCTCTTCAGCCACTACACGTGCGCCACGGACACACAGAACATCCGCAAGGTTTTCAAGGACGTACGGGACTCGGTCCTGGCCCGCTACCTGGACGAGATCAACCTGCTGTGACCCAGGCCTGCCGCTCCGAACTCGGACCCGCCAGGGGCAAGTGGAACCTGCGGGCAGTGGGCGCGGGGTGGGCCGGCTCTCAGCTAGTCCAGATGCCCCATGTTGCTCCAGCCCCAGAGCCAGATGGAGGAAGGACCACGAGTGA
- the GNA15 gene encoding guanine nucleotide-binding protein subunit alpha-15 isoform X3, which produces MARSLTWRCCPWCLTEDEKSAARIDQEINKILLEQKKRDRGELKLLLLGPGESGKSTFIKQMRIIHGAGYSEEDRKNFRPLVYQNIFISMRTMIEAMERLQIPFSWPESKHHASVIMSQDPYKVTKFEKRHAVAMKWLWEDSGIRACYERRREFHLLDSAVYYLSNLDRITEEGYIPTAQDVLRSRMPTTGINEYCFSVQKTNLRIVDVGGQKSERKKWIHCFENVIALIYLASLSEYDQCLEENNQEAPSRTRRQPRSSFWTCTPACTPAAWTVPTGEGRARAPAVSSATTRAPRTHRTSARFSRTYGTRSWPATWTRSTCCDPGLPLRTRTRQG; this is translated from the exons ATGGCTCGCTCACTCACCTGGCGCTGCTGCCCCTGGTGTCTGACGGAGGATGAGAAGTCGGCAGCCCGGATCGACCAGGAAATCAACAAGATCCTCCTGGAGCAGAAGAAGCGCGACCGAGGGGAGCTGAAactgctgcttctgg GTCCCGGCGAGAGTGGAAAGAGCACGTTTATCAAGCAGATGCGTATCATCCATGGGGCGGGCTACTCGGAGGAGGACCGCAAGAACTTCCGGCCCCTAGTCTACCAGAACATCTTCATATCCATGAGGACCATGATCGAAGCTATGGAACGACTACAGATCCCCTTCAGCTGGCCCGAGAGCAAG CACCACGCCAGCGTGATCATGAGCCAGGACCCCTACAAGGTGACCAAATTTGAGAAGCGCCACGCCGTGGCCATGAAGTGGCTGTGGGAGGACAGCGGCATCCGCGCCTGCTATGAGCGCCGGCGAGAGTTCCACCTGCTTGACTCGGCTGTGTA CTACTTGTCGAATCTGGACCGTATCACGGAAGAGGGCTACATCCCTACCGCACAGGACGTGCTCCGCAGCCGCATGCCCACCACCGGGATCAACGAGTACTGCTTCTCCGTGCAGAAAACCAACCTGAG GATCGTGGATGTCGGGGGCCAAAAGTCAGAACGGAAGAAGTGGATCCACTGCTTTGAGAACGTGATTGCCCTCATCTACCTGGCCTCGCTGAGTGAATATGACCAGTGTTTGGAGGAAAACAACCAAGAG GCCCCAAGCAGGACGCGGAGGCAGCCAAGAAGTTCATTCTGGACATGTACACCCGCATGTACGCCGGCTGCGTGGACAGTGCCGACGGGGGAAGGAAGGGCTCGCGCTCCCGCCGTCTCTTCAGCCACTACACGTGCGCCACGGACACACAGAACATCCGCAAGGTTTTCAAGGACGTACGGGACTCGGTCCTGGCCCGCTACCTGGACGAGATCAACCTGCTGTGACCCAGGCCTGCCGCTCCGAACTCGGACCCGCCAGGG ATGA